One stretch of Pseudoalteromonas shioyasakiensis DNA includes these proteins:
- the prfA gene encoding peptide chain release factor 1 — protein MKESVYRKLETLVERYEEVQALLSDPSVISDQNRFRALSKEYSELEEIVKAFLAYQQAQDDVATAEEMLKDSDPDMREMAQEEYKEAKAQIIALEDEIQILMLPKDPKDNNNVYLEVRAGTGGDEAAIFAGDLFRMYSRYAETKKWKVEVVSTNEGEHGGYKEVIAHISGEGVYGQLKFESGAHRVQRVPETESQGRVHTSACTVAVMAEIPEAEAIEINPADIKVDTFRASGAGGQHVNKTDSAIRITHIPTGVVVECQDERSQHKNRAKAMSVLGARLQQAEDEKRQAAEASERRNLVGSGDRSERIRTYNYPQGRITDHRINLTLYRLNEVVAGDLGSVIEPLMQEHQADLLAAMGDE, from the coding sequence ATGAAAGAGTCTGTTTATAGAAAATTAGAAACCTTAGTTGAGCGTTATGAGGAAGTGCAAGCGCTACTAAGCGACCCCTCTGTGATCAGCGACCAAAATCGCTTTCGTGCCTTATCTAAAGAATACTCAGAATTAGAAGAAATCGTAAAAGCATTTTTAGCTTACCAACAAGCACAAGATGATGTTGCTACTGCTGAAGAAATGTTAAAAGACTCTGATCCTGATATGCGTGAAATGGCGCAAGAAGAATATAAAGAAGCAAAAGCACAAATAATTGCTTTAGAAGACGAAATCCAAATTCTAATGTTACCTAAGGACCCTAAAGACAATAATAACGTCTACCTAGAGGTTCGTGCCGGTACCGGTGGTGATGAAGCTGCTATCTTCGCAGGTGACTTATTCCGTATGTACAGTCGCTACGCTGAAACTAAAAAGTGGAAGGTGGAAGTCGTTAGTACTAATGAAGGTGAGCACGGCGGTTATAAAGAAGTGATTGCACATATCTCAGGTGAAGGTGTTTATGGTCAGCTTAAGTTCGAATCAGGTGCGCACCGTGTACAACGTGTACCAGAGACAGAATCGCAAGGCCGTGTTCATACATCTGCGTGTACTGTAGCAGTCATGGCTGAAATCCCTGAAGCGGAAGCAATTGAGATTAATCCTGCGGATATTAAAGTAGATACTTTCCGTGCATCGGGTGCCGGTGGTCAGCACGTAAATAAAACTGACTCAGCAATCCGTATTACGCATATTCCAACGGGCGTAGTTGTAGAGTGTCAGGATGAACGTTCACAGCATAAAAACCGTGCTAAAGCGATGTCAGTACTTGGTGCGCGCTTACAACAAGCTGAAGATGAAAAGCGTCAAGCGGCTGAAGCATCAGAGCGTCGTAACCTAGTAGGTAGTGGTGACCGTTCTGAGCGTATTCGTACTTATAATTACCCGCAGGGTCGTATCACAGATCACCGTATTAATTTAACGCTTTACCGTTTAAATGAAGTAGTTGCAGGTGATTTGGGCAGTGTTATTGAACCTCTAATGCAAGAACACCAAGCTGATTTACTTGCTGCGATGGGCGATGAATAA
- the hemA gene encoding glutamyl-tRNA reductase — MTIVALGINHKTASVELREKVAFSPEQMSEALQQLSGHSHFNEAVIVSTCNRTEIYCSLAERNSQTLLHWLASFHGLDEQELSNNVYYHEDHEAINHLMRVSCGLDSLVLGEPQILGQIKQAYHNAKTHDAIGVTFDRLFQKTFSVAKQVRTETDIGASAVSVAYAAVNLAKHIYGKLDKTNVLLIGAGETIELVAKHLYQNDPQKITVANRTIERAKTLADDVNADVIALAQLPERLHDADIVISSTASTLPIIGKGVVEQALKKRRHKPMLFIDIAVPRDIESQVGELDAAYLYSVDDLQAIVSENIAAREQAAEQAQAIIRSRTDEFAMWLRSLDSVDLIRHYRNDVQDIKSELVEKALGQLQAGKEAEKVILELANKLTNRLMHAPTRAIQDAAKKGEAAELSQLKKMLGIDQE, encoded by the coding sequence ATGACCATCGTAGCACTTGGTATAAATCACAAAACCGCATCCGTAGAATTACGTGAAAAAGTCGCTTTTTCGCCAGAGCAAATGTCTGAGGCGTTGCAGCAATTAAGTGGTCACTCGCATTTTAATGAGGCGGTTATTGTTTCGACCTGCAACCGAACTGAAATCTATTGTAGCCTTGCCGAGCGTAATTCCCAAACCCTGTTGCACTGGTTAGCCAGTTTCCATGGGTTGGATGAACAGGAACTGAGCAATAATGTTTATTATCATGAAGATCATGAAGCAATTAACCATTTAATGCGGGTTTCATGTGGTTTAGATTCGTTAGTACTCGGTGAGCCGCAAATTTTAGGGCAAATAAAGCAAGCTTACCATAATGCGAAAACCCATGATGCGATAGGTGTAACCTTCGACCGTTTATTTCAAAAAACATTTTCAGTTGCAAAACAAGTTCGTACCGAAACTGATATTGGTGCCAGTGCGGTATCTGTTGCTTATGCAGCTGTTAATCTTGCTAAGCACATTTATGGCAAATTAGATAAAACCAATGTATTGCTTATTGGGGCAGGTGAGACGATAGAGCTGGTTGCTAAACACTTATACCAAAATGATCCGCAAAAAATAACAGTTGCTAACCGTACTATTGAACGAGCTAAAACGTTAGCAGATGATGTTAATGCGGATGTCATTGCATTAGCTCAGTTACCTGAGCGTTTACATGATGCAGATATTGTAATTAGTTCAACCGCCAGTACTTTGCCCATCATTGGTAAAGGGGTAGTAGAACAAGCGCTGAAAAAGCGCCGTCACAAACCAATGTTATTTATTGATATTGCAGTACCACGTGATATCGAGAGCCAAGTAGGCGAATTAGATGCGGCCTATTTGTATTCAGTTGATGACTTACAAGCCATAGTAAGCGAGAATATCGCCGCCCGTGAGCAGGCTGCTGAGCAAGCACAAGCTATTATTCGCTCACGTACCGATGAATTTGCTATGTGGTTGCGTTCACTCGATTCGGTGGATTTAATTCGCCATTATCGCAACGATGTACAAGATATAAAGTCAGAACTTGTCGAAAAAGCCTTAGGCCAGCTGCAAGCAGGTAAAGAAGCTGAAAAAGTTATACTCGAGTTGGCAAACAAACTGACCAACCGCTTGATGCACGCACCTACCCGTGCCATTCAAGATGCTGCTAAAAAAGGTGAAGCAGCGGAGTTAAGCCAATTAAAGAAAATGTTAGGTATTGATCAGGAATAG
- the lolB gene encoding outer membrane lipoprotein LolB yields the protein MIKQYLILFIFFLFIGGCAQKISTVDYIYPDWKSRLEQQAQWQVQGKMAFISTEQRQSANLNWQHDEQHSEMVLTSFIGTRILSLKQNAQGAELEYDGDVYTDSDASMLLYRLTGFSIPLDNAAKWLKGTVENEQASFDEQGRLKKLIWQAQDGQQWQISYSNYIKHNGYWLPVKLSLKNQKIRIKIQLNDWQLN from the coding sequence TTGATTAAACAATATTTGATTTTATTCATATTTTTTTTATTTATAGGTGGCTGTGCGCAAAAAATTTCAACAGTTGATTACATTTATCCCGACTGGAAAAGCCGATTAGAACAACAAGCTCAGTGGCAAGTACAAGGCAAAATGGCATTTATTAGTACAGAGCAACGCCAATCCGCCAATTTAAATTGGCAGCACGATGAGCAGCACAGTGAAATGGTACTCACCAGTTTTATTGGTACTCGCATCCTATCTTTAAAACAAAATGCACAAGGTGCTGAACTTGAATATGACGGCGATGTTTATACAGATAGTGATGCCTCAATGTTATTATATCGCCTAACAGGTTTTTCAATCCCATTAGATAACGCGGCAAAATGGCTAAAAGGAACTGTAGAAAACGAACAAGCCAGCTTTGATGAGCAAGGTCGTTTAAAAAAACTTATATGGCAAGCTCAAGATGGTCAGCAATGGCAGATTAGCTATTCAAATTACATCAAACATAATGGCTATTGGCTTCCTGTTAAGCTAAGCCTTAAAAACCAAAAAATTCGTATTAAAATTCAACTTAATGATTGGCAGTTAAATTAA
- the ispE gene encoding 4-(cytidine 5'-diphospho)-2-C-methyl-D-erythritol kinase: MTQASTAPLTLIAPAKLNLFLHINGRREDGYHELETLFTFLEFGDDLTFTVTNDLDINVKGDTSGIELTDNLIYKAARLLQQHCDCQQGVSIELLKRLPMGGGVGGGSSDAATTLLALNKLWGCDLSLAELAKLGVTLGADVPVFINGHSAIAHGIGEQLENVELPRSWFCVIHPGEHVSTAKIFTHPDLKRDTPKLKADWQIENLGNDCEALVKKLCPEVEKALQWLLKYAPSKMTGTGACCFAEFSTEAEAQQVLAQLPEKWTGFVASSATLSPAHTALNAHFEMK, encoded by the coding sequence ATGACGCAAGCTTCAACCGCCCCGCTAACTTTAATAGCACCAGCAAAACTTAATTTATTTCTTCATATAAATGGTCGCCGTGAAGATGGCTACCATGAACTAGAAACTTTATTTACCTTTTTAGAATTTGGTGATGACTTAACATTTACAGTGACCAATGATCTGGACATAAATGTAAAGGGTGATACCAGCGGCATTGAGTTAACAGACAATCTTATATACAAAGCAGCCCGTTTATTACAACAGCATTGTGATTGCCAACAAGGCGTTTCTATAGAATTATTAAAACGCTTGCCTATGGGCGGTGGCGTCGGTGGTGGTTCATCCGATGCGGCCACTACCCTATTAGCTCTCAATAAGCTATGGGGCTGTGATTTATCACTCGCAGAGTTAGCAAAACTTGGAGTAACATTAGGCGCCGATGTTCCGGTGTTTATTAATGGTCACAGCGCGATTGCTCATGGTATTGGCGAGCAGTTAGAAAATGTTGAATTACCGCGAAGCTGGTTTTGTGTTATTCATCCAGGGGAACATGTCAGCACCGCGAAAATTTTTACTCACCCTGATTTAAAACGCGACACTCCCAAGCTAAAAGCAGACTGGCAAATAGAAAATTTAGGCAACGATTGTGAGGCTTTAGTTAAAAAGCTCTGCCCCGAGGTTGAAAAAGCCCTGCAGTGGTTGCTAAAATACGCACCGTCAAAGATGACTGGTACAGGCGCTTGCTGCTTTGCTGAGTTTTCAACCGAGGCAGAAGCACAACAAGTTTTAGCTCAATTACCAGAAAAATGGACAGGTTTTGTTGCAAGTAGTGCTACACTTTCACCTGCTCATACAGCATTAAATGCTCACTTTGAAATGAAGTAA
- a CDS encoding ribose-phosphate pyrophosphokinase, producing MPDMKLFAGNATPELAQKVAKRLYIELGDAVVGRFSDGEISVQINENVRGSDVFIVQSTCNPTNDNLMELIVMVDALRRASAGRITAVIPYFGYSRQDRRVRSARVPITAKVVADFLSSVGVDRVLTVDLHAEQIQGFFDVPVDNVFGSPVLLEDMKERDFDDVVVVSPDIGGVVRARAIAKLLNDTDLAIIDKRRPQANVSQVMHIIGDVEGRDCIIVDDMIDTGGTLCKAAAALKEHGAKRVFAYATHPVLSGDAAENIRNSVIDEVIVTDSITLTDELKAIDKIKVLTLADMLAETIRRISNEESISAMFEH from the coding sequence GTGCCTGACATGAAGCTCTTCGCTGGTAACGCAACACCTGAGCTAGCTCAAAAAGTTGCAAAACGTTTGTATATTGAATTAGGCGATGCTGTTGTTGGCCGTTTTAGTGACGGTGAGATCAGTGTTCAAATTAATGAAAATGTTCGTGGCTCTGACGTTTTCATTGTCCAATCAACCTGTAACCCCACTAACGATAACCTGATGGAGCTTATCGTTATGGTTGATGCCCTACGTCGTGCATCTGCTGGACGTATTACCGCAGTTATTCCTTATTTTGGTTACTCACGTCAAGACCGCCGCGTGCGTTCTGCGCGTGTTCCAATCACAGCTAAAGTAGTTGCAGATTTCCTTTCAAGTGTTGGGGTTGACCGCGTTCTGACGGTTGATTTACACGCTGAACAAATCCAAGGTTTCTTCGACGTACCAGTTGATAACGTATTTGGTAGCCCAGTGCTACTTGAAGATATGAAAGAACGCGACTTCGATGATGTTGTGGTTGTTTCTCCTGACATCGGTGGTGTTGTTCGTGCTCGTGCAATCGCTAAGCTATTAAACGACACAGACCTTGCTATTATTGACAAGCGTCGTCCGCAAGCAAACGTTTCACAAGTAATGCACATTATTGGTGACGTTGAAGGTCGTGACTGTATCATCGTTGATGATATGATCGATACTGGTGGCACTTTATGTAAGGCAGCGGCAGCACTTAAAGAGCACGGTGCAAAACGCGTATTTGCTTACGCAACTCACCCTGTGCTTTCAGGTGATGCAGCTGAGAACATCCGTAATTCAGTGATTGACGAAGTTATCGTAACTGACTCAATTACATTAACTGATGAGCTTAAAGCAATTGATAAAATCAAAGTGCTCACGCTTGCAGATATGCTTGCTGAAACAATCCGTCGTATCAGCAACGAAGAATCTATTTCAGCGATGTTTGAACACTAA
- a CDS encoding 50S ribosomal protein L25/general stress protein Ctc — translation MSTYTYNAELRTETGTGASRRLRREDKVPAILYGADKEAASIVLAHKDMIKAQEDEGFYTHILTLNIGGESVEAILKDIQRHPFKPKITHLDFQRVDATHKLHTKVPVHFIGEDKVTKAGNTVVHQLTEIEITCLPKSLPEFVEVDVADLVAGDSIHLSDLKLPSGVSSVELAKGADHDQSVVTIKANKAAPAEDEASEDAAE, via the coding sequence ATGTCAACTTACACATACAATGCAGAATTACGTACAGAAACAGGTACTGGTGCGAGCCGCCGCCTACGCCGTGAAGATAAAGTTCCTGCAATCCTTTACGGTGCTGACAAAGAAGCTGCATCAATCGTTCTTGCACACAAAGATATGATCAAAGCGCAAGAAGACGAAGGTTTCTACACGCATATCCTTACTTTAAACATCGGTGGCGAGTCAGTTGAAGCTATCCTTAAAGATATTCAACGTCACCCGTTCAAGCCTAAGATCACTCACTTAGACTTCCAACGTGTAGATGCTACTCACAAACTTCACACTAAAGTGCCAGTACACTTCATCGGTGAAGACAAAGTAACTAAAGCAGGCAACACAGTTGTTCACCAATTAACTGAAATCGAAATCACGTGTCTTCCTAAGTCACTTCCTGAGTTCGTAGAAGTTGATGTTGCTGATCTAGTAGCAGGTGATTCAATCCACCTTTCTGACCTTAAACTTCCTTCAGGTGTTTCATCTGTTGAGCTAGCTAAAGGCGCTGATCACGATCAGTCAGTTGTTACTATCAAAGCTAACAAAGCAGCTCCTGCTGAAGACGAAGCTTCAGAAGACGCTGCAGAATAA
- the pth gene encoding aminoacyl-tRNA hydrolase, giving the protein MNSIQMLVGLANPGPEYANTRHNAGAWFIEELAARYNCTLKHDPKYHGLTGKVIIQGQEFKLLIPTTYMNLSGKAVSSLANFFKIPVENILVAHDEMDLEPGVAKLKKGGGHGGHNGLKDIIAKMANQKDFMRLRIGIGHPGHREMVTGWVLGKAAKDDQEKMDAAVDEAVRCMEILAKDGVLKAQNRLHSFKP; this is encoded by the coding sequence TTGAATTCTATTCAAATGCTTGTGGGCCTGGCTAATCCAGGCCCCGAATACGCAAATACACGCCATAATGCAGGTGCTTGGTTCATCGAAGAACTGGCTGCACGTTATAACTGCACACTCAAACATGATCCAAAATATCACGGCCTCACTGGCAAAGTGATTATTCAAGGCCAAGAATTTAAATTACTGATCCCTACGACTTATATGAATTTAAGTGGTAAAGCGGTGAGTAGTCTCGCTAATTTCTTTAAAATTCCTGTAGAGAACATTCTCGTTGCACACGATGAAATGGACTTAGAACCAGGGGTTGCAAAACTTAAAAAAGGTGGTGGCCACGGCGGTCACAACGGTTTAAAAGATATTATTGCGAAAATGGCAAACCAAAAAGATTTCATGCGTCTTCGTATTGGCATTGGTCATCCTGGTCACCGAGAAATGGTAACAGGCTGGGTGCTAGGTAAAGCTGCGAAAGACGATCAAGAAAAAATGGACGCCGCCGTTGACGAAGCAGTTCGTTGTATGGAAATACTTGCAAAAGATGGTGTGTTAAAAGCACAAAACAGACTACATTCATTTAAACCTTAA
- the ychF gene encoding redox-regulated ATPase YchF, whose protein sequence is MGFKCGIVGLPNVGKSTLFNALTKAGIEAANFPFCTIEPNTGVVPVPDARLNDLAAIVNPQRILPTTMEFVDIAGLVKGASKGEGLGNQFLANIRETDAIGHVVRCFEDENIVHVAGTIDPADDIDVINTELVLADMDSADKAILRNAKKAKGGDKDAKEQNAVLEKVKVHLDEGLTLRSLELTKEEQAAIKPLNFLTIKPTMYIANVAEDGFENNPYLDKVREIAAAEDAVVIPVCAAIESELSELEEEDKLEFMADLGLEEPGLNLVIRGGYELLKLQTYFTAGVKEVRAWTIPVGATAPQAAGKIHTDFERGFIRAQTIAFDDYIAFKGESGAKEAGKMRQEGKEYIVKDGDVMNFLFNV, encoded by the coding sequence ATGGGTTTTAAATGTGGCATCGTTGGTTTGCCAAACGTTGGTAAATCAACACTATTTAATGCACTAACTAAAGCGGGTATTGAAGCCGCTAACTTCCCTTTCTGTACCATCGAACCAAATACGGGTGTGGTACCGGTTCCTGATGCGCGCTTAAATGATTTAGCCGCTATCGTAAATCCTCAGCGTATTTTACCAACGACGATGGAATTCGTTGATATTGCCGGTCTAGTAAAAGGTGCATCTAAAGGTGAAGGTTTAGGTAACCAGTTCCTAGCAAACATTCGTGAAACAGATGCGATTGGTCATGTTGTTCGTTGTTTTGAAGATGAAAACATTGTTCACGTTGCTGGCACAATTGACCCTGCTGATGATATTGATGTAATTAACACTGAATTAGTACTGGCTGATATGGACAGTGCTGACAAAGCCATTTTACGTAATGCTAAAAAAGCTAAAGGCGGCGACAAAGACGCTAAAGAACAAAATGCTGTTTTAGAAAAAGTGAAAGTACATCTAGATGAAGGTTTAACGTTACGTTCTTTAGAACTAACAAAAGAAGAACAGGCTGCAATTAAGCCTCTTAACTTCTTAACAATTAAACCAACTATGTACATTGCTAACGTAGCAGAAGATGGTTTTGAAAATAACCCTTACCTAGATAAAGTACGTGAAATTGCTGCTGCAGAAGATGCCGTTGTTATTCCAGTATGTGCTGCTATTGAATCTGAGTTATCTGAGCTTGAAGAAGAAGATAAATTAGAATTTATGGCTGACTTAGGTTTAGAAGAGCCAGGTCTTAACTTAGTGATCCGCGGTGGTTACGAGTTACTTAAATTACAAACATACTTCACTGCAGGCGTAAAAGAAGTACGTGCATGGACAATCCCTGTAGGTGCAACTGCGCCACAAGCTGCGGGTAAAATCCACACTGACTTTGAGCGTGGCTTTATCCGTGCACAAACTATCGCATTTGATGACTACATTGCGTTTAAAGGTGAAAGTGGTGCTAAAGAAGCAGGTAAAATGCGCCAAGAAGGTAAAGAATACATCGTTAAAGATGGTGATGTAATGAACTTCTTATTTAACGTATAA
- a CDS encoding FAD-dependent oxidoreductase, whose protein sequence is MNKNKVIIVGGGMVGAATAVTLAKQGRDVTVIEKHLIDADHILSSDKVDIRISAINRFSENLLDDLGAMPLLRQNRIAPYQQLEAYQQQDENLLFDCKDIGETHLGHLIENNLIQASLWQQFAKYNIEVIEQTSLITDISQTPDAITLHYGDTKYTADLVVAADGGQSQLRTKAGLGVTGWQYGQHCMGVLIKLDAPQQVKTWQQFTPTGPVAFLPMQAPYANLICYHDAAVLKQWHKLSNEQLKAKLIEHFPELPGDFEVLEHAVFPLARQHANDYSQGRLVLVGDSAHTINPLAGQGVNLGFQDVVALADILAEQQDVGHHDLLKRYEKKRRHANLLMMSMMDACYFGFSNEVKPLSWVRSKFLKLANNTGPAKNWVLKYAISGTLD, encoded by the coding sequence ATGAATAAAAATAAGGTAATAATTGTCGGTGGTGGCATGGTCGGCGCTGCTACAGCGGTAACACTGGCTAAACAGGGTAGGGATGTCACCGTCATTGAAAAGCACCTTATAGATGCTGATCACATTCTTAGTTCAGATAAAGTAGATATTCGCATTTCGGCTATTAATCGTTTTTCAGAAAACTTACTCGACGACCTAGGTGCAATGCCGTTACTTAGGCAAAATCGCATCGCGCCTTATCAACAGCTTGAAGCCTACCAGCAGCAAGACGAGAATCTATTGTTTGATTGCAAAGATATTGGCGAAACACATTTAGGTCATTTAATAGAAAATAATTTAATACAAGCCAGTCTTTGGCAACAATTTGCTAAGTACAACATTGAAGTAATAGAACAAACGTCACTAATCACAGATATTAGTCAAACGCCTGATGCAATTACCTTACATTATGGTGATACTAAATATACCGCTGATTTAGTTGTTGCTGCAGATGGCGGACAGTCCCAATTACGTACCAAAGCTGGCTTAGGTGTAACGGGTTGGCAGTACGGCCAACACTGCATGGGGGTTTTAATCAAATTAGATGCACCGCAGCAAGTAAAAACATGGCAACAATTTACCCCAACCGGACCTGTGGCGTTTTTGCCAATGCAGGCACCGTATGCCAATTTAATTTGCTATCACGACGCTGCGGTATTAAAGCAATGGCATAAACTCTCAAATGAACAACTGAAAGCAAAGCTTATAGAGCACTTTCCTGAGCTACCAGGCGACTTTGAGGTACTTGAACATGCCGTTTTTCCACTTGCACGCCAACATGCTAATGATTATTCACAGGGGCGTTTAGTTTTGGTTGGCGATTCGGCTCACACAATAAACCCACTTGCAGGTCAGGGCGTGAACTTAGGTTTTCAGGATGTCGTCGCGTTGGCTGATATTTTGGCAGAACAACAGGATGTTGGTCACCATGATTTATTAAAACGCTATGAGAAAAAACGCCGTCACGCTAATTTACTAATGATGAGTATGATGGATGCGTGTTACTTTGGCTTTTCAAATGAGGTTAAACCACTTAGCTGGGTGCGCAGTAAGTTTTTAAAGCTTGCAAATAATACAGGTCCTGCAAAAAACTGGGTGTTAAAGTATGCTATCAGCGGGACATTAGATTAA
- the miaB gene encoding tRNA (N6-isopentenyl adenosine(37)-C2)-methylthiotransferase MiaB produces the protein MSKKLHIKTWGCQMNEYDSQKMADLLDATNGYQLTEEAEDADVILLNTCSIREKAQEKVFHQLGRWKLLKDDKPELIIGVGGCVASQEGDSIRQRAPFVDVIFGPQTLHRLPEMIKQVQSGDCSSVVDVSFPEIEKFDRLPEPKAEGPTAFVSIMEGCSKYCTFCVVPYTRGEEVSRPLDDVLLEVAQLAEQGVREVNLLGQNVNAYRGETHDGEICYFSDLLRYVAAIDGIDRIRYTTSHPVEFTPDIIDAYADVPELVDHLHLPVQSGSDRILNLMKRGHTALEYKSTIRKLRKIRPNLSMSSDFIIGFPGESKADFEATMNLINDIGFDMSFSFIYSARPGTPAADLPDDVTEQEKKERLYLLQNRITQMAQQISRQMFGTEQRILVEGPSKKNPMELRGRTENNRVVNFEGPHSVIGQFVDVRITEALPNSLRGELIRTESEMNLRRDVAPSAILSKAAEAEAAAAPNEIGVATFVP, from the coding sequence ATGAGTAAAAAGCTGCATATTAAAACCTGGGGTTGTCAGATGAACGAGTACGACTCTCAGAAGATGGCTGATCTACTAGATGCGACTAACGGCTATCAGTTAACTGAAGAAGCTGAAGACGCAGACGTGATCTTACTCAATACCTGTTCAATCCGTGAAAAAGCACAAGAAAAAGTATTCCATCAGCTTGGCCGTTGGAAACTGTTAAAAGACGACAAACCAGAATTAATCATTGGTGTTGGTGGCTGTGTTGCCTCGCAAGAAGGTGACTCGATTCGTCAACGTGCGCCGTTTGTTGATGTAATCTTTGGCCCGCAAACATTACACCGCTTACCAGAAATGATTAAGCAAGTGCAAAGTGGCGACTGCAGCTCGGTAGTTGACGTTTCATTCCCTGAGATTGAAAAGTTCGACCGTTTACCTGAGCCAAAAGCGGAAGGCCCTACTGCGTTTGTATCAATTATGGAAGGTTGCTCTAAATACTGTACATTCTGCGTAGTACCTTATACGCGTGGTGAAGAAGTAAGCCGTCCACTTGATGACGTATTACTTGAAGTAGCACAACTTGCAGAGCAAGGCGTTCGTGAAGTGAACCTACTTGGACAAAACGTAAATGCGTATCGCGGTGAAACTCATGACGGTGAGATTTGTTACTTCTCTGACCTACTACGTTATGTAGCTGCAATTGACGGTATTGACCGTATTCGTTACACCACATCGCATCCTGTAGAATTTACGCCAGATATCATTGATGCGTATGCAGACGTACCTGAGCTTGTTGATCACCTACACTTACCAGTACAAAGTGGTTCAGACCGTATTCTTAATTTAATGAAACGTGGTCACACTGCACTTGAGTACAAATCTACAATCCGTAAGCTACGTAAAATTCGCCCTAACCTAAGCATGTCATCTGACTTCATCATTGGTTTCCCTGGCGAAAGTAAAGCTGACTTTGAAGCAACCATGAACCTAATTAATGATATTGGTTTCGATATGAGCTTCAGCTTTATCTACAGTGCGCGACCTGGTACTCCTGCTGCTGATTTACCTGATGATGTGACAGAGCAAGAGAAAAAAGAGCGTTTATACCTTCTACAGAATCGTATTACGCAAATGGCACAACAAATCAGCCGACAAATGTTTGGTACTGAACAACGTATTCTAGTTGAAGGCCCCTCTAAAAAGAATCCTATGGAATTACGTGGCCGTACCGAGAATAACCGTGTGGTTAACTTTGAAGGCCCTCACTCAGTGATCGGTCAATTCGTTGATGTACGTATTACAGAAGCATTGCCAAACTCTTTACGTGGTGAGTTAATTCGTACAGAATCAGAAATGAACTTACGTCGTGATGTGGCACCTTCAGCTATTTTAAGTAAAGCTGCTGAAGCTGAGGCCGCTGCGGCCCCTAACGAAATTGGCGTTGCTACTTTCGTACCTTAG